A genomic stretch from Colwellia sp. Arc7-635 includes:
- a CDS encoding arginase family protein has translation MTTSWSAFKNKINHCLCPPGNGVFTVNTAKERKERLHTALFGQSDNIETLWQQNVEKLPESTNAVILGIASDCGGGILRGANWGPLFVRSTLLEQYPDLTAFDLGDVRVIPHLLHDKYLNEATIANCRRALYQDENSEFAVSPLTITEDVLHDFYAEFPSKGIFGIGGDHSVSYPLTKAYLQAKKKQGVRAAIIHFDAHTDLLVERLGIDLCFGSWCTHILDDLTDHRDLIQIGIRSSGKPKSHWESTFGVKQHWAHEVKEQGVEAIIAKIIQQLKDDNIDEVYVSFDIDALDETYASATGTPEPDGLSPNESMQILRAVAAQCPITGADMMEIAPFTDSTGLGEVSRDRTLTAGAEISAFLIEEMNK, from the coding sequence ATGACAACTTCATGGTCAGCATTCAAAAATAAAATTAATCATTGCTTATGCCCACCAGGTAACGGTGTTTTCACGGTCAATACCGCGAAAGAACGTAAAGAGCGCTTACACACTGCCTTATTTGGTCAGTCGGACAACATTGAAACGCTATGGCAACAAAATGTTGAAAAGCTACCAGAATCAACCAACGCGGTAATTCTTGGCATAGCATCAGACTGTGGTGGTGGTATTTTACGTGGTGCTAACTGGGGACCACTATTTGTTCGCTCAACATTACTAGAGCAATACCCTGATTTAACCGCCTTTGATTTGGGTGACGTGCGCGTTATTCCACATTTATTACATGATAAGTATTTAAATGAGGCCACTATTGCCAATTGTCGTCGTGCGCTTTATCAAGATGAAAACAGCGAGTTTGCAGTGAGCCCGTTAACGATCACTGAAGACGTATTACACGATTTTTATGCCGAATTCCCGAGCAAAGGTATTTTTGGTATTGGCGGTGATCACTCGGTTAGCTATCCACTAACAAAAGCTTACTTACAAGCGAAAAAGAAACAAGGTGTTCGTGCTGCTATCATTCACTTTGACGCCCATACAGATTTGCTGGTTGAACGTTTAGGTATCGATTTATGTTTCGGTTCATGGTGTACACATATTTTAGATGATTTAACTGATCACCGTGATTTAATTCAAATTGGTATTCGCTCAAGTGGCAAACCTAAAAGCCATTGGGAAAGTACTTTTGGCGTTAAGCAACATTGGGCACATGAAGTTAAAGAGCAAGGTGTTGAAGCGATTATTGCAAAAATCATCCAGCAATTAAAAGATGATAATATCGATGAAGTTTATGTCAGTTTTGATATCGACGCGCTTGATGAAACGTATGCATCGGCGACAGGCACACCTGAGCCTGATGGTTTGTCACCAAACGAATCAATGCAAATACTACGAGCAGTAGCGGCCCAATGCCCTATTACCGGCGCTGACATGATGGAAATAGCGCCATTCACCGACAGCACAGGTTTAGGTGAAGTTAGCCGTGATAGAACGCTTACTGCAGGCGCTGAGATTTCAGCATTTTTGATTGAAGAAATGAATAAGTAA
- a CDS encoding dicarboxylate/amino acid:cation symporter — translation MTEKKQASLTTRIVIGMTAGIFVGFLLQNLMPDGSDFIIPLYFFDISLRSLLVDGAFEVVGQIFIASLQMLVVPLVFVSLICGTTSLKDTSKLGRIGGKAVILYLLTTAIAISLAMFVALMVEPGAGVDKATDTTFIAKESPPLAQVFIDMFPTNPFSSFAQGNMLQIIIFALLFGMAIALSGKPGERIANIFSDMNEVVMRLVTILMNLAPYGVFCLLAGLFTDLPLDKLKNLAWYFLCVLGVLITHALITYPIILKLTTRLSPVVFLKKMRDAALFAFSTSSSNATIPITLETATKKLGVKNSIASFTVPLGATINMDGTAIMQGVATVFIAQVYNIDLTLADYLMVILTATLASIGTAGVPGVGLIMLAMVLNQVGLPVEGIGLIIGVDRLLDMTRTAVNVTGDSMVTLVVGKSEEQFDEAIFNDENAGKNIEEIDFHHLDKN, via the coding sequence ATGACTGAAAAGAAACAAGCAAGTTTAACGACTCGAATTGTTATAGGGATGACCGCCGGTATTTTCGTTGGTTTCCTCTTACAAAATTTAATGCCTGACGGCAGCGACTTTATAATTCCACTCTATTTTTTCGATATTTCCCTGCGTAGCCTGCTTGTCGATGGTGCATTTGAGGTGGTAGGTCAAATTTTTATCGCTAGTTTACAAATGTTAGTGGTTCCTTTGGTTTTTGTATCGCTAATTTGTGGTACCACATCCCTGAAAGACACCTCAAAACTCGGTAGAATTGGTGGTAAAGCCGTTATTTTATACCTATTGACTACAGCAATAGCGATTAGTTTAGCGATGTTTGTCGCACTAATGGTAGAACCTGGCGCAGGTGTTGACAAAGCAACTGACACAACATTTATTGCTAAAGAGTCACCGCCACTAGCGCAAGTATTTATCGATATGTTCCCAACGAATCCATTTAGCTCTTTCGCACAAGGCAACATGTTACAGATTATCATTTTCGCTTTGTTATTTGGTATGGCGATTGCCCTTTCAGGTAAACCAGGTGAGCGTATTGCCAATATATTTAGCGATATGAATGAAGTGGTCATGCGCCTAGTGACTATCCTAATGAACCTGGCCCCTTACGGCGTATTTTGCTTACTTGCAGGTTTATTTACTGATTTACCACTCGATAAACTTAAAAACCTAGCTTGGTATTTCTTATGCGTGCTCGGTGTACTAATAACCCATGCGTTAATTACTTACCCGATAATTTTAAAATTAACAACTCGTTTAAGTCCTGTCGTATTCTTGAAGAAAATGCGTGACGCCGCACTATTTGCCTTTTCAACCTCAAGTAGTAACGCCACTATTCCAATTACGCTTGAAACTGCAACAAAAAAATTGGGTGTAAAAAACTCTATTGCTTCATTTACCGTTCCTTTAGGTGCCACCATTAATATGGATGGTACGGCTATTATGCAAGGTGTTGCGACGGTATTTATTGCGCAAGTTTATAACATAGACTTAACACTAGCCGACTACTTAATGGTAATACTCACCGCGACATTAGCTTCAATTGGTACTGCTGGTGTACCCGGTGTTGGCTTAATCATGTTAGCCATGGTACTAAACCAAGTTGGCCTGCCTGTTGAAGGCATAGGTTTGATTATTGGCGTAGATCGCTTACTAGATATGACTCGTACTGCGGTTAACGTTACCGGAGATAGTATGGTGACGCTTGTTGTTGGTAAGTCTGAAGAGCAATTTGATGAAGCGATATTTAATGATGAGAATGCTGGTAAAAATATCGAAGAGATCGACTTTCATCATTTAGATAAAAACTAG
- a CDS encoding SirB2 family protein, whose translation MLKHLHMTIAAISVLLFVFRFALTLVNSNKLTLKWLKIAPHIIDTLLLGLGIALAVKLSINPAEQLWLAEKLFAVVAYIFTGYYTLKLARNRTMQIIGFLGAIGWVMLIVRIAISKETVFLAGF comes from the coding sequence GTGCTTAAACACCTACATATGACTATTGCAGCAATCAGTGTTTTACTGTTTGTTTTTCGTTTTGCATTAACGTTAGTTAATTCAAATAAATTAACATTGAAATGGCTGAAAATTGCCCCACATATTATCGATACCTTGCTATTAGGCTTAGGTATTGCATTGGCTGTAAAGCTATCGATAAACCCAGCAGAACAGCTTTGGTTAGCGGAGAAACTATTTGCCGTTGTCGCTTATATTTTTACCGGCTACTACACGCTGAAATTGGCACGTAATCGCACAATGCAAATCATCGGGTTTTTAGGTGCTATCGGCTGGGTGATGTTGATTGTTCGTATTGCCATTAGCAAGGAAACCGTATTTTTAGCTGGTTTTTAA
- a CDS encoding tetratricopeptide repeat protein, producing the protein MNDLLLSEIKSEQNEQLQTFLLVEEFIFGKKSTVQEEIDELVGYCQAETDQVKEPIERAEVLINTLFVDQLFIDKQQQNWPVMSYQLSPALAHRQISPVLKAVLIAYVANACDCRTDIVFVPEKAMLRIVCDDSYAIIFDPVTGESLNWHELDTRMNEISGDPFEITLDVMKQESLMLEHITGLKAAFIREQAYDNALKCVDMLLALNPNDPFERRDRGFLLHQLDCFKVAYDDYQYFVEQCPKDPAAQLLKLQLDKISISDTILH; encoded by the coding sequence ATGAACGATTTGTTGTTATCAGAAATTAAATCTGAACAAAATGAACAATTACAAACCTTTCTATTAGTAGAAGAGTTTATTTTTGGTAAAAAGAGTACAGTTCAAGAGGAAATCGATGAACTGGTGGGTTACTGCCAAGCTGAAACTGACCAAGTCAAAGAACCTATTGAGCGTGCTGAAGTGCTTATTAATACGCTGTTTGTTGATCAACTTTTTATTGATAAACAACAACAAAATTGGCCGGTCATGTCATACCAATTATCACCGGCATTAGCACATAGACAAATATCTCCAGTATTAAAGGCTGTATTGATTGCCTATGTCGCCAATGCTTGTGATTGTCGTACCGATATTGTTTTTGTACCAGAAAAAGCCATGTTAAGAATTGTCTGTGATGATAGTTATGCCATCATTTTTGATCCTGTGACAGGGGAGTCGTTAAATTGGCATGAACTAGATACGCGCATGAATGAAATATCAGGCGATCCGTTTGAAATAACCTTAGATGTAATGAAGCAAGAAAGCTTAATGCTTGAACATATAACGGGTCTAAAAGCGGCTTTTATACGAGAGCAAGCATATGATAATGCGCTAAAGTGTGTTGATATGCTGTTAGCATTGAACCCAAATGATCCATTTGAACGTCGTGACCGTGGCTTTTTATTACATCAACTCGATTGTTTTAAAGTTGCGTATGATGACTACCAGTACTTTGTGGAACAATGCCCAAAAGACCCTGCAGCTCAATTGTTAAAGCTACAACTAGATAAAATTTCAATTTCAGATACGATATTGCACTGA
- a CDS encoding ribosome recycling factor family protein: MKTPKNQIPYISLPSFLRRVLKAYALKTLIRQQGCELNRIGRSRNWQLKATFEQLEATISLIENSAEPSWQWLAVHLSKQRKHLGFDMLISIAQKKPGITVSELMLRTDCTIAEARRVIDVIEFGDSTI, encoded by the coding sequence ATGAAAACACCGAAAAATCAAATTCCTTATATCAGCCTGCCCTCATTCCTACGTCGAGTATTAAAAGCCTACGCGCTTAAAACCTTAATTCGTCAGCAAGGATGTGAGCTCAACCGTATTGGACGTTCTCGGAACTGGCAGCTTAAGGCAACCTTTGAGCAATTAGAGGCAACTATTAGCTTAATAGAGAACAGTGCGGAGCCAAGCTGGCAATGGCTGGCGGTACACTTGTCTAAGCAACGTAAACATTTAGGTTTTGATATGCTGATAAGCATAGCCCAAAAAAAGCCGGGAATAACAGTATCAGAGCTTATGCTGCGCACTGATTGCACCATAGCAGAAGCCAGAAGAGTGATCGATGTAATAGAGTTCGGCGATAGCACTATTTAG
- the topA gene encoding type I DNA topoisomerase: protein MAKSLVIVESPAKAKTINKYLGKDFIVKSSVGHVRDLPHSSTGKKVAAKSPAEVRKMAPAAKAKYKAKRDKQALVNRMGIDPENDWEANYQILAGKEKVVAELIKLASTADTIYLATDLDREGEAIAWHLKEIIGGDDDKYKRVVFNEITENAIQQAFSTPGELSMPGVNAQQARRFLDRVVGFMVSPLLWKKVARGLSAGRVQSVAVKLVVEKEREIKAFDPKEFWEISADTKTASGLDFPLDVTHENGKAFKPTNEADTNKALATLNASAYTVNKRDDKPSKSTPSAPFITSTLQQAASTKLGFGVKRTMGLAQRLYEAGHITYMRTDSTNLGKDAVEMCRGYIADNFGENYLPEKAKVYSSKAGAQEAHEAIRPSNVKVESAFMEGIEADAKKLYDLIWRQFVACQMTAARYTVSTITVGASGFDLKAKGRVMQFDGWTRVHPQLSKGDDKHLPDLSVGEVLSLEQLNPTQHFTKPPARFGEASLVKELEKRSIGRPSTYASIISTIQDRGYVRLESKRFYAEKMGEIVTDSLSESFKNLMSYDFTANMEQELDEVADGKANWKDVLNGFYKNFTKQLSQADMPTEEGGMRNNEPVLTDIDCPTCGRKMGIRTAQTGVFLGCSGYALPPKERCTTTMNLTPGEEAVSVLAEDQETEALRAMHRCNKCGTAMDSYLIDETRKLHVCGNNPVCDGIEVEIGEFKIKGYDGPILECDRCEAEMELKSGRFGKYFDCTNSECKNTRKLLASGEAAPPKEDPVQLPELECEKSEAHFVLRDGAAGIFLAANTFPRSRETRAPKVAELARFRDRISEKFYYLADAPVQDPDGNQAVVRYSRKTKSQYVMTEVEGKATGWNAKYVDGKWVEELAKKKVVKAKPKAKAKAKPKTKKEA from the coding sequence ATGGCAAAATCTCTGGTAATTGTGGAATCGCCTGCCAAAGCGAAAACAATTAACAAGTACCTTGGTAAAGATTTTATTGTTAAATCGAGTGTGGGTCATGTACGTGATCTGCCGCATAGTAGCACCGGTAAAAAAGTAGCAGCCAAATCTCCAGCAGAAGTACGTAAAATGGCTCCTGCAGCTAAAGCTAAATATAAAGCTAAGCGTGATAAGCAAGCGCTTGTTAATCGTATGGGTATTGATCCCGAGAATGATTGGGAAGCAAATTATCAAATATTGGCAGGCAAAGAAAAAGTTGTTGCTGAATTAATTAAACTTGCCAGTACTGCTGACACTATCTATCTCGCAACCGATTTGGATCGCGAGGGTGAAGCGATAGCTTGGCATTTAAAAGAAATTATTGGCGGCGATGACGATAAATATAAACGTGTTGTTTTCAATGAAATAACCGAAAATGCTATCCAACAAGCCTTTTCGACTCCTGGTGAATTAAGTATGCCAGGTGTCAATGCGCAACAAGCGAGACGTTTCCTTGATCGCGTGGTTGGCTTTATGGTTAGCCCTTTATTGTGGAAAAAAGTTGCTCGTGGTTTATCGGCTGGTCGTGTTCAATCTGTTGCTGTGAAATTAGTGGTAGAAAAAGAGCGTGAGATCAAAGCTTTCGATCCGAAAGAATTTTGGGAAATTAGCGCTGATACCAAAACAGCTTCAGGTTTAGATTTTCCATTAGATGTTACCCATGAAAATGGTAAAGCATTTAAGCCAACCAATGAAGCAGATACCAATAAAGCGTTAGCAACATTAAATGCTTCGGCATATACCGTTAATAAACGTGATGACAAACCATCTAAAAGTACGCCGTCAGCACCTTTTATTACTTCAACACTACAGCAAGCGGCAAGCACAAAACTAGGTTTTGGTGTTAAACGTACCATGGGCTTAGCTCAGCGTTTATATGAAGCAGGGCATATTACTTATATGCGTACTGACTCGACCAACTTAGGTAAAGATGCCGTTGAAATGTGTCGAGGTTATATTGCTGATAATTTTGGTGAAAATTATTTACCAGAAAAAGCAAAAGTCTATAGCAGTAAAGCTGGCGCGCAAGAGGCTCATGAAGCTATTCGACCGTCAAATGTTAAAGTTGAATCTGCTTTTATGGAAGGTATTGAAGCTGATGCGAAGAAGCTATACGACCTGATCTGGCGTCAGTTTGTTGCTTGTCAAATGACAGCAGCACGTTACACCGTGAGTACGATAACCGTTGGTGCTTCAGGTTTTGATTTAAAAGCCAAAGGTCGCGTTATGCAGTTTGATGGTTGGACACGTGTTCACCCACAATTATCAAAAGGTGATGACAAGCATTTACCTGATTTATCAGTTGGTGAAGTCTTGTCACTTGAACAACTTAATCCAACACAGCATTTTACTAAGCCGCCAGCGCGTTTCGGTGAAGCATCGTTGGTTAAAGAATTAGAAAAACGCTCAATTGGTCGTCCTTCTACTTATGCGTCAATTATTTCAACCATTCAAGATCGTGGTTACGTGCGCTTAGAAAGCAAACGCTTTTACGCTGAAAAAATGGGTGAAATTGTTACTGACAGCTTATCTGAAAGTTTTAAAAACTTAATGAGCTACGACTTTACTGCCAACATGGAGCAAGAGCTTGATGAAGTGGCAGATGGTAAAGCAAATTGGAAAGACGTGCTTAATGGCTTTTATAAAAACTTTACCAAGCAATTAAGCCAAGCTGATATGCCGACTGAAGAAGGCGGCATGCGCAATAACGAACCGGTGTTAACTGATATTGACTGTCCAACATGTGGTCGTAAAATGGGCATTCGTACAGCGCAAACTGGTGTGTTCTTAGGTTGTTCTGGTTATGCCTTACCACCTAAAGAACGTTGTACTACTACGATGAACTTAACGCCGGGCGAAGAAGCTGTAAGCGTCTTAGCTGAAGATCAAGAAACTGAAGCTTTACGCGCGATGCACCGTTGTAATAAATGTGGCACAGCGATGGATAGCTATTTAATCGATGAAACGCGTAAATTACATGTTTGTGGTAACAATCCCGTTTGTGACGGTATTGAAGTTGAAATTGGTGAGTTCAAGATTAAAGGCTATGACGGCCCTATTCTAGAGTGTGACCGTTGTGAAGCTGAAATGGAGCTTAAATCTGGCCGTTTTGGTAAATACTTTGATTGTACTAATAGCGAGTGTAAGAATACTCGTAAGCTATTAGCAAGTGGTGAAGCTGCGCCGCCAAAAGAAGACCCTGTGCAATTACCTGAATTAGAATGTGAAAAGTCTGAAGCACATTTTGTTTTACGTGATGGTGCTGCGGGTATTTTCTTAGCTGCGAATACATTCCCAAGATCTCGTGAAACTCGTGCCCCTAAAGTGGCTGAGTTAGCACGCTTTCGCGATAGAATTTCAGAAAAATTCTATTACCTTGCTGATGCACCAGTACAAGACCCTGACGGTAATCAAGCTGTCGTTCGTTATAGCCGAAAAACTAAATCACAATATGTGATGACAGAAGTTGAAGGTAAAGCGACGGGGTGGAATGCTAAATATGTCGACGGTAAATGGGTTGAAGAGCTTGCTAAGAAAAAAGTAGTAAAAGCTAAGCCAAAGGCTAAAGCAAAAGCTAAACCAAAAACGAAAAAAGAAGCATAA
- the kdsA gene encoding 3-deoxy-8-phosphooctulonate synthase gives MTKHLISLGDIDIANDKPFVLFGGMNVLESRDLAMTIAERYVEVTQKLNIPYVFKASFDKANRSSVSSYRGPGLDEGLKIFEEIKSTFNVPIITDVHEVHQAAPVAEVADIIQLPAFLARQTDLVVAMAKTGAIINVKKPQFLAAHEMRHIINKFAESGNEDIILCERGSCFGYNNLIVDMLAMDEMKNYAPVIFDATHALQQPGGREDSADGRRAQATQLARSGVAIGIAGLFIESHPDPLMAKCDGPCALPLDKLEPYLAQMKALDDLVKGFEPLITG, from the coding sequence ATGACAAAGCATCTGATTTCACTTGGCGATATTGATATCGCAAACGATAAACCTTTCGTCTTGTTTGGCGGTATGAATGTACTTGAGTCTCGTGACTTAGCCATGACTATTGCAGAGCGTTATGTTGAAGTAACCCAAAAACTTAATATTCCTTATGTATTTAAGGCTTCGTTTGATAAAGCTAATCGTTCTTCGGTTAGCTCATACCGTGGTCCTGGTTTAGATGAAGGTTTAAAGATTTTTGAAGAAATTAAATCAACATTTAATGTGCCGATTATTACTGACGTCCATGAAGTTCATCAGGCTGCGCCTGTTGCCGAAGTGGCCGATATTATTCAGTTGCCGGCGTTTCTAGCGCGTCAAACTGATCTTGTTGTAGCTATGGCAAAAACAGGTGCGATTATTAACGTGAAAAAACCACAGTTTCTTGCCGCTCATGAAATGCGTCATATCATCAATAAGTTTGCTGAATCTGGTAACGAAGATATTATTCTTTGCGAACGTGGCAGCTGTTTTGGTTACAACAATTTAATTGTTGATATGTTAGCCATGGATGAGATGAAGAATTATGCGCCAGTTATATTTGACGCTACGCATGCTTTACAACAACCTGGTGGCCGAGAAGATTCAGCTGACGGCAGACGTGCACAAGCGACTCAATTAGCACGTAGCGGCGTGGCTATTGGTATTGCTGGTTTGTTTATCGAGTCTCACCCTGATCCATTAATGGCAAAGTGTGATGGCCCATGTGCCTTGCCTTTAGATAAACTTGAACCTTATTTAGCACAAATGAAAGCTCTTGATGATTTAGTGAAAGGTTTTGAACCGCTTATTACGGGTTAG
- the cysB gene encoding HTH-type transcriptional regulator CysB, whose protein sequence is MKLQQLRYIVEVLNNNLNVSATAESLFTSQPGISKQVRMLEDELGIQIFGRSGKHLTHVTSAGNEVINIATEILSKVEAIKAVAREHTQPDEGKLRIATTHTQARYALPEVIQGFMKKYSKVSLHMYQGTPAQISDASSKGEADFAIATESLHLYNDLVMLPCYHWNRSIIVKADHPLATKSNITIEDIAQYSLVTYVFGFTGRSELDAAFNQIGVEPKIAFTATDADVIKTYVRLGVGVGVIATMALEPKIDDDLVAIDASHLFSASTTKIGFRRGTFLRGYMFDFIERFAPHLNRDLVTKAILLKNNAEIDEMFANIKLPMR, encoded by the coding sequence ATGAAGCTGCAACAACTCCGCTATATCGTCGAAGTACTGAATAATAACTTAAATGTTTCTGCCACCGCTGAAAGTCTTTTTACTTCCCAACCCGGTATTAGTAAACAAGTACGTATGTTGGAAGATGAATTAGGCATTCAAATTTTTGGCCGAAGTGGTAAACATCTTACCCATGTTACCTCCGCTGGTAATGAAGTTATCAATATAGCGACAGAAATTCTCTCGAAAGTTGAAGCGATTAAAGCCGTTGCTCGAGAGCATACCCAACCGGATGAAGGCAAGTTACGTATTGCTACTACCCATACGCAAGCTCGTTATGCGTTGCCGGAAGTTATCCAAGGTTTTATGAAGAAGTATTCAAAAGTGTCGTTGCATATGTACCAAGGTACGCCAGCACAAATTAGTGACGCATCAAGCAAAGGCGAGGCAGATTTTGCTATTGCTACAGAATCTCTGCATTTGTATAACGATTTGGTGATGCTACCTTGTTACCACTGGAATCGTAGTATTATTGTGAAAGCGGATCACCCTTTGGCGACTAAGTCTAATATTACTATTGAAGATATTGCTCAATACTCCCTAGTGACTTACGTTTTTGGTTTTACAGGGCGTTCAGAGTTAGATGCGGCTTTTAATCAAATTGGTGTTGAGCCTAAAATTGCTTTTACTGCGACCGATGCTGATGTCATAAAAACCTACGTTAGACTTGGTGTTGGCGTTGGTGTTATTGCAACTATGGCGTTAGAGCCGAAAATTGATGACGATTTAGTCGCTATTGATGCTAGCCACCTGTTCAGTGCAAGTACGACGAAGATTGGCTTTAGACGTGGTACTTTCTTACGGGGTTATATGTTTGATTTTATCGAACGCTTTGCGCCACATTTAAATCGTGACTTAGTGACTAAAGCTATTTTGTTGAAGAACAATGCTGAGATAGATGAAATGTTTGCCAATATCAAATTACCTATGCGCTAA
- a CDS encoding DUF819 family protein: MQDSVVASAPLITNDATVLGILALILGFVFYTSNSNNAACRAFYKYVPALLMCYLLPSLLNTFGIVSADISQVDEVAKYYLLPACLVLLTLSIDIKAIAGLGNKAVIMFLTGTVGVIIGGPLALLIVSAVWPELIGVSGPDAVWRGMAALAGSWIGGGANMLAMKEIYGADGKIFTIMVTVDIVVANIWMAILLYMAANHKRIDAKNGADTSSIDRLIEKVEAESRENSKQPELKDYMLILAVGFGAAGLAHLAADYLVPFFQNSYPELKKFSLHSKLFWIIVLVTTIGLSLSFTKVRKLEAVGASKVGSSFLYVLVATIGLHMDITQIVEAPKYMVIGLIWMAVHVILLFAVGKFIKAPVFYLAVGSKANIGGAASAPVIASAFHPSLAPVGVLLAVLGYALGTYMAWLCGQLLRIIGS; this comes from the coding sequence ATGCAAGACTCAGTCGTGGCCAGCGCGCCATTGATCACTAACGATGCAACAGTGCTCGGGATTTTAGCCCTAATTTTAGGTTTTGTTTTTTATACTTCAAACAGTAATAACGCTGCTTGTAGAGCATTTTATAAATATGTGCCAGCACTGCTAATGTGCTATCTATTGCCTTCACTATTAAACACTTTTGGTATTGTTAGTGCTGACATCAGTCAAGTTGATGAAGTTGCTAAATATTATTTATTACCTGCCTGTTTAGTCTTACTAACGCTAAGTATTGATATTAAAGCGATTGCAGGCTTAGGAAATAAAGCTGTAATCATGTTTTTAACCGGTACGGTTGGTGTGATCATTGGTGGTCCCTTGGCACTATTGATTGTTTCAGCTGTTTGGCCTGAGCTAATCGGCGTTTCAGGACCTGATGCTGTATGGCGTGGTATGGCTGCGCTTGCTGGTAGTTGGATTGGTGGTGGTGCAAATATGCTTGCCATGAAAGAAATTTACGGCGCTGATGGTAAAATATTTACCATTATGGTGACAGTGGATATTGTCGTTGCCAATATCTGGATGGCTATTTTGCTTTATATGGCGGCGAACCATAAGCGTATTGACGCTAAAAACGGTGCTGATACCTCAAGTATTGACCGACTAATTGAAAAAGTAGAAGCCGAGAGTCGAGAAAATTCAAAACAACCTGAGTTAAAAGATTACATGTTGATCTTAGCCGTTGGTTTTGGTGCGGCTGGTTTAGCCCATTTAGCGGCTGATTATTTAGTACCATTCTTTCAAAATAGTTACCCTGAGTTAAAGAAATTTAGCCTACACAGTAAACTATTTTGGATAATCGTTTTAGTGACTACCATCGGGCTTAGTCTATCTTTTACAAAGGTTAGAAAGTTAGAGGCAGTAGGGGCATCTAAAGTTGGCAGTAGCTTTCTTTATGTATTAGTCGCCACTATTGGTTTGCATATGGATATTACGCAAATAGTTGAAGCACCTAAATATATGGTTATTGGCCTTATATGGATGGCGGTGCACGTAATACTGTTATTTGCCGTAGGTAAATTTATTAAAGCACCGGTATTTTATTTAGCTGTAGGTAGTAAAGCTAATATTGGTGGCGCAGCATCGGCGCCTGTTATTGCTTCAGCATTCCATCCGTCACTTGCCCCTGTTGGCGTTTTGCTAGCTGTGCTTGGTTATGCGTTAGGTACATATATGGCATGGTTATGTGGTCAGCTATTAAGAATTATTGGCAGCTAA